Proteins from a genomic interval of Sporolactobacillus sp. Y61:
- a CDS encoding DUF6470 family protein, translated as MGILPHLEMHQTFGKISIRTQNARQEIRQPQADVLIRQSPAEMHVDRRSAELRMDQSVAWHNLDLKSAAVRIQEAAEAGTQAVLDGISRHAHEAEELLHIEKNKGRNIIADQAAAHAKMAVIGTHYNTGNTPVSEAVHIQVVPDQLRIRWQTRPPEISARIRAPEVTYHPGEVRLAMQQDPSLDIRAVGLYIDQKG; from the coding sequence ATGGGTATTTTACCTCATCTGGAGATGCATCAGACTTTCGGAAAAATTTCCATCCGGACGCAGAACGCCCGGCAGGAGATCCGGCAGCCGCAGGCCGATGTCCTGATCCGCCAGTCTCCTGCAGAAATGCATGTGGATCGCAGGTCCGCCGAACTGCGGATGGATCAGTCGGTCGCCTGGCACAATCTTGATCTGAAGTCGGCTGCCGTCCGGATACAGGAGGCGGCTGAAGCTGGCACGCAGGCCGTGCTGGACGGCATTTCCCGTCACGCACATGAGGCAGAAGAACTCCTGCATATTGAAAAAAATAAGGGCCGAAACATCATTGCCGATCAGGCCGCGGCACATGCAAAGATGGCAGTCATCGGCACGCACTATAACACAGGGAACACGCCGGTGTCAGAAGCGGTTCACATTCAGGTGGTCCCGGACCAGCTTCGGATCAGGTGGCAGACCCGTCCGCCGGAGATCAGCGCCCGGATCCGCGCGCCGGAAGTCACCTATCATCCCGGCGAGGTTCGCCTGGCGATGCAGCAGGACCCGTCGCTTGACATCCGGGCCGTCGGCTTATACATAGATCAGAAAGGATAA
- the flgK gene encoding flagellar hook-associated protein FlgK, which produces MIPIFSSLNMMQRALQVTQEAIQTTGHNVSNAGTDGYSRQRVNLKSWLPYPAAGINAPHGAGQTGTGVIDDSIVRIRDQFVDLQVRENANQNGYWSALSDAYSQMEDIVNEPSETGISSVLDGFWQSIQDLASHSGTGGTGTVVLQRGKEVADTFNYIARSLAKVQNNLQQQITENTHLINNYADRINALNKEIGLQEANGFLANDLYDERDLLTDKLAGLVHIKVTPVPSGGHASATAEGKYTIEMVDQNGGSFDPPARLVDGEQLTAANLASAIDSAEPSVTVAMDGQELSGFSGKLQGLIEAYTNDYPAVLQSLDRMAAQLATSFNDAFQQTGGSQESGIDWFFQGQDGTVTAENLHVNEALKGSDITSNLADAPSGDHAGALALADVIAADRFDFDGNGSETTLKNYLQGLIGQIGVNAQSAQQFNGNSATMRQAAENRRASISGVNMDEEMTNLIQFQHTYGAAARVVTTIDTLLDTLINRMGG; this is translated from the coding sequence ATGATTCCTATTTTTTCAAGTCTGAATATGATGCAGCGCGCGCTGCAGGTGACGCAGGAAGCAATCCAGACAACGGGACATAATGTGTCCAATGCCGGAACGGATGGCTATTCGCGCCAGCGCGTCAATCTGAAAAGCTGGCTGCCGTATCCCGCAGCAGGGATCAATGCACCACATGGAGCGGGCCAGACCGGCACCGGGGTCATCGATGATTCTATTGTCAGGATCCGGGATCAGTTTGTGGATCTGCAGGTCCGGGAAAATGCAAACCAGAACGGGTACTGGTCCGCCCTGAGTGACGCGTACAGCCAGATGGAAGACATTGTCAATGAACCCTCAGAAACCGGAATTTCTTCTGTTCTGGATGGTTTCTGGCAGTCGATTCAGGACCTGGCCAGTCACTCGGGTACAGGAGGAACGGGCACAGTCGTTCTGCAAAGAGGCAAAGAAGTGGCGGATACCTTTAATTATATCGCCCGATCGCTTGCGAAGGTGCAAAATAACCTGCAGCAGCAGATCACGGAAAATACGCATCTGATTAACAATTATGCAGATCGGATCAATGCACTGAATAAAGAAATCGGTCTGCAGGAAGCAAACGGTTTTCTGGCTAATGACCTTTATGATGAACGTGATCTACTTACGGATAAGCTTGCCGGACTGGTTCATATTAAAGTGACCCCGGTTCCGAGCGGAGGTCATGCTTCGGCAACTGCCGAGGGCAAATACACGATTGAAATGGTTGATCAGAACGGGGGTTCATTTGACCCGCCCGCACGGCTCGTCGACGGGGAGCAGCTGACTGCCGCAAATCTTGCTTCAGCGATCGACTCTGCCGAGCCATCGGTGACCGTGGCCATGGACGGTCAGGAACTGTCGGGCTTTTCCGGAAAACTTCAGGGACTGATTGAGGCCTATACGAATGATTATCCGGCTGTGCTGCAGAGTCTGGATCGTATGGCAGCGCAGCTGGCCACCTCCTTTAACGATGCTTTTCAGCAGACCGGTGGATCACAGGAATCCGGTATAGACTGGTTTTTTCAGGGGCAGGACGGGACGGTGACTGCTGAAAATCTCCATGTGAACGAGGCCCTTAAGGGGTCAGATATCACATCCAATCTGGCAGATGCCCCTTCCGGTGATCATGCCGGAGCACTGGCCCTGGCCGATGTGATTGCGGCTGACCGGTTTGATTTTGACGGCAACGGGTCAGAGACTACGTTAAAAAATTACCTTCAGGGCCTGATCGGGCAGATTGGTGTCAACGCCCAGTCCGCTCAGCAGTTTAACGGTAACTCAGCGACGATGCGTCAGGCGGCGGAGAACCGCCGGGCATCGATCAGCGGGGTGAACATGGATGAAGAAATGACGAATCTGATTCAGTTTCAGCACACTTATGGTGCGGCAGCCCGGGTGGTCACCACGATTGACACCCTGCTCGATACGCTGATCAATAGAATGGGGGGATAA
- the flgM gene encoding flagellar biosynthesis anti-sigma factor FlgM: protein MKIDGYQPVQPYGKYPLPHQGKQPGTAPAQSDKVEISSEAKRMQGAHRLEQERLDKVQNIKAQIDVGTYHVSSEDIARKMYAWWNRK, encoded by the coding sequence ATGAAGATTGATGGTTACCAGCCGGTCCAGCCTTATGGGAAATACCCGCTGCCCCATCAGGGAAAACAGCCGGGCACCGCTCCGGCTCAGTCCGATAAAGTTGAAATTTCTTCTGAAGCGAAGCGGATGCAGGGCGCTCATCGACTGGAACAGGAGCGCCTGGATAAGGTACAGAACATTAAGGCTCAGATTGACGTCGGTACCTATCATGTCTCTTCGGAAGATATTGCACGAAAAATGTACGCGTGGTGGAACCGGAAATAA
- a CDS encoding phosphoribosyltransferase family protein, protein MNGLICLLCGSERREPLTFRTLLSPENPPGFCRSCRDRLLPIPGGHSCRFCGRDLRLVPEGMPSKDQVCADCLLWQSSEESRAFGKNTALFSYNNQMKDIMKRFKFRGDAVLVEGFRQEFRAAYHRISGRRRFFSLKRAPDPPVIVPMPLSPERLKERGYNQAELLARLLPGTPVPALRRPGGQQKQSKLHRHDRLNRENPFKLDQSLAAKLTGRSVLLIDDIYTTGATLHFAAEALREAGPVQIHGLTLIHG, encoded by the coding sequence TTGAACGGCCTGATTTGTCTGTTATGCGGGTCAGAGCGACGGGAACCTCTGACTTTCCGTACACTTCTGTCACCCGAAAATCCACCCGGATTCTGCCGGTCGTGCCGGGACAGGCTGCTGCCGATTCCTGGCGGACACAGCTGCCGGTTCTGCGGAAGAGATCTGCGTCTGGTCCCCGAAGGCATGCCTTCAAAGGATCAGGTCTGCGCCGACTGTCTGCTCTGGCAATCCAGTGAAGAAAGCAGGGCGTTCGGTAAGAATACGGCCCTGTTCAGCTACAATAACCAGATGAAGGACATCATGAAGCGTTTCAAGTTTCGCGGAGATGCCGTACTTGTCGAGGGATTCAGGCAGGAGTTCCGCGCGGCCTATCACCGGATCAGCGGGCGCCGGCGTTTTTTCTCGCTGAAGCGCGCTCCGGATCCGCCGGTTATTGTTCCGATGCCGCTCAGCCCGGAACGATTAAAAGAACGCGGGTATAACCAGGCTGAACTGCTGGCGCGTCTCCTTCCGGGGACCCCGGTTCCGGCACTCAGACGCCCGGGCGGACAGCAGAAGCAGAGCAAGCTGCATCGCCATGATCGGCTGAACCGGGAGAACCCGTTCAAACTGGATCAGAGCCTTGCCGCGAAGCTGACCGGCAGAAGCGTTCTGCTGATTGACGATATTTACACGACAGGCGCCACGCTGCATTTTGCTGCAGAAGCGCTCCGTGAGGCCGGTCCGGTGCAGATTCATGGGCTGACGCTGATTCACGGGTGA
- a CDS encoding LCP family protein, producing the protein MTVSRHINRQNNKRRRRRKTLLIILAVFVVLAGCAATYGVYLTKKLQNVTDHAQNQLTRGDKSDLRTEQVDPVKDNFSILFLGIDKRENEPARSDAMVLATFNHGSNKVKMVSIPRDSKVQIVDPTGTRDYGISKITHAHAYGDANDNQGVDYTVATVEKLFDIPVDYYVQVDFKAFVKIINALGGVKMDVPVRLVTQNSKDKTGNDAIVLEPGMQTLNGEQALSVVRNRKSPGSGGDFGRGLRQMEMIEAIVKKSTQLSSVTKYGNMIDSLNGHFQTNLTFGQLLSLRKYAGSLSSIDSMQLKGTDDSSTGVYYYTLDQSYLQEVSSELQNQLGVTPTATDGAGSDADPSDDPTGQSRAASPKATH; encoded by the coding sequence ATGACAGTAAGCAGACACATCAATCGGCAAAACAACAAACGACGCAGGCGCAGAAAAACACTGTTGATTATTTTAGCAGTTTTTGTTGTTCTCGCAGGGTGCGCGGCAACATATGGCGTTTATCTGACAAAAAAGTTGCAAAATGTCACAGATCATGCGCAGAATCAACTCACACGTGGCGATAAATCTGATTTGCGAACAGAACAGGTGGATCCGGTAAAGGACAATTTCTCAATTCTCTTTCTGGGGATTGATAAGCGGGAAAATGAACCTGCCCGTTCCGACGCCATGGTGCTGGCGACTTTTAATCACGGCTCGAATAAGGTCAAGATGGTCAGTATTCCGCGTGACTCCAAGGTTCAGATTGTTGATCCGACGGGCACCCGCGACTATGGCATTTCTAAAATCACCCACGCTCATGCGTATGGTGATGCCAATGATAATCAGGGCGTTGACTATACGGTGGCCACGGTAGAAAAATTATTCGATATTCCGGTTGATTATTACGTTCAGGTTGATTTTAAGGCTTTTGTTAAGATCATTAATGCCCTTGGCGGTGTAAAAATGGATGTACCGGTACGCCTTGTGACTCAGAACAGTAAAGATAAAACGGGCAATGATGCCATCGTGCTTGAACCCGGCATGCAGACGCTGAACGGAGAACAGGCCCTGTCTGTCGTCCGAAATCGTAAATCACCGGGATCCGGCGGCGACTTTGGACGCGGGCTGCGGCAAATGGAAATGATTGAAGCCATTGTCAAAAAAAGTACACAGCTCTCCTCCGTGACCAAATACGGCAACATGATTGATTCACTGAACGGCCATTTCCAGACCAATCTGACTTTTGGCCAGCTGCTCAGTCTGCGCAAATATGCCGGTTCCCTTTCCAGCATCGATTCGATGCAGCTGAAGGGGACGGATGATTCAAGTACCGGGGTCTATTATTACACACTTGACCAGTCGTATCTGCAGGAAGTCAGCAGTGAGCTGCAGAATCAGCTGGGCGTCACGCCTACCGCAACCGACGGAGCCGGCAGTGACGCAGACCCATCAGACGACCCCACAGGTCAGTCCAGGGCGGCCAGTCCGAAAGCAACACACTGA
- a CDS encoding response regulator transcription factor: MTTTIALIDDHRLFREGVKRILDMEPDFQVVAEGDDGSVAEKLIEETEPDVVLMDINMPKLNGVEATRQLIKNHPDLKVIILSIHDDESYVTHVLKSGALGYLLKEMDADSMIEAVRIVAQGGAYIHPKVTHNLVNEFRRLATNGYYSEPSGFRDMEYRPPLHILTHRECEVLQLMADGKSNRAIGEHLYISEKTVKNHVSNILQKLSVEDRTQAVVEAIKHGWVKIY, translated from the coding sequence ATGACAACGACCATTGCTTTGATCGATGATCACCGCCTTTTTCGGGAAGGTGTGAAACGCATTTTAGATATGGAGCCGGACTTTCAGGTGGTTGCAGAAGGCGACGACGGAAGTGTCGCTGAAAAACTGATTGAAGAAACCGAACCTGATGTGGTCCTGATGGACATCAATATGCCGAAGCTGAACGGTGTTGAAGCGACCCGCCAGCTGATTAAAAATCATCCCGATCTGAAAGTCATCATTCTCTCGATTCATGATGATGAGAGCTATGTGACACATGTGCTGAAATCCGGGGCACTCGGTTATCTGCTTAAAGAAATGGACGCCGATTCGATGATTGAAGCCGTACGCATCGTGGCACAGGGCGGAGCTTACATACATCCTAAAGTGACCCACAATCTGGTCAATGAATTTCGCCGGCTGGCAACCAATGGCTATTACAGCGAGCCCTCGGGTTTCCGTGATATGGAATACCGTCCTCCGCTGCATATTCTGACTCACCGCGAATGCGAAGTGTTGCAGCTGATGGCTGACGGAAAGAGTAACCGGGCGATCGGTGAGCACTTATACATCAGTGAAAAAACGGTGAAAAACCACGTCAGCAATATTCTGCAGAAGTTAAGTGTGGAAGATCGCACGCAGGCCGTTGTGGAAGCGATTAAGCATGGCTGGGTAAAAATCTATTAA
- the fliW gene encoding flagellar assembly protein FliW gives MNIQTKYYGMQQIDEQQIISFSSGLPGFADDKRFIIQPFGEAFSILQSVDHPDVAFIITSPFLFFNAYSIHLPDVFVRQLDVRSRQEVSVWVIVSVQDPFTESTVNLKAPVIINTRKKTGKQYIPDHSPYSLRQRLTDDVAAKRA, from the coding sequence ATGAACATTCAAACCAAATACTATGGCATGCAGCAGATCGATGAACAGCAGATCATATCCTTTTCTTCGGGGCTGCCCGGGTTTGCTGATGATAAGCGGTTCATTATCCAGCCATTCGGGGAAGCGTTCTCCATCCTGCAGTCCGTCGATCATCCGGATGTCGCATTTATTATCACGTCACCCTTCCTTTTTTTCAACGCTTACAGTATCCATCTTCCGGATGTGTTCGTCAGGCAGCTGGATGTGCGTTCCCGGCAGGAAGTCAGTGTCTGGGTGATTGTCAGTGTTCAGGATCCGTTTACCGAATCAACGGTGAACCTGAAGGCCCCGGTGATCATTAACACACGAAAGAAAACAGGTAAACAGTACATCCCGGATCATTCCCCTTATTCCCTGCGTCAGCGTCTGACGGATGACGTGGCCGCGAAAAGGGCGTGA
- a CDS encoding DEAD/DEAH box helicase, with the protein MMHTSDHSSIHPGLQQFLYGRECLPEELPFPDEVIRKQIQEGWITLRPGIETADALPFPFSFVKKNICRRCGNTDPDAFGMHFCGRCGHLCVYCRRCLNMGVIRSCTRLLTWNGPAPAAQVPHVNKSGRLCVWKGTLSPRQAAASGQLRRSLAEGRSFLIWAVTGSGKTELIFPAVEDRLLQGKRIAIASPRTDVVRELAPRIRAAFPEVPVGVFYGGSHEKWFHAPLLITTTHQLLRFYHCFDCVFIDEVDAFPFHADPVLTFAVHKAAKEQAPFAFLTATPPAGLKRAFLSGKLRGVKIAGRYHGHPLPVPRFQWIGNWKKSMAQKQIPEPFYRWLRQKAAPETRLFVFVSSVKLARQLAGLLQKKGMERVAGVHADDPERHEKVAFFREGKLRILVTTTILERGVTVPGVEVAVFGADDPVFDERALVQISGRAGRSPEHPGGDVLFFHDGKTIEMIRARRHIEQMNKEAGF; encoded by the coding sequence ATGATGCACACATCAGATCATTCGTCCATTCATCCCGGACTGCAGCAGTTTCTGTATGGCAGGGAATGCCTCCCGGAAGAGCTTCCCTTTCCTGATGAGGTGATCCGTAAGCAGATACAAGAGGGATGGATCACCCTTCGCCCGGGTATTGAAACAGCTGACGCGCTGCCGTTTCCTTTTTCATTTGTCAAAAAGAATATCTGCCGGCGTTGTGGAAACACAGATCCGGATGCCTTTGGAATGCACTTCTGCGGTCGCTGCGGGCATCTCTGCGTCTATTGCCGCCGCTGCCTGAATATGGGCGTGATTCGTTCGTGTACCCGCCTTTTGACGTGGAACGGACCGGCGCCTGCAGCACAAGTGCCTCATGTGAACAAATCAGGCAGACTGTGCGTCTGGAAGGGAACCCTGTCACCCCGGCAGGCCGCCGCTTCCGGCCAGCTCAGGCGTTCACTTGCTGAAGGCCGGTCATTTCTGATCTGGGCGGTCACCGGATCAGGGAAAACGGAACTGATCTTTCCGGCGGTGGAAGACCGGCTTTTACAGGGGAAACGGATAGCAATTGCCTCACCGAGGACAGACGTCGTAAGGGAGCTTGCACCGCGAATCCGTGCTGCTTTTCCGGAGGTGCCGGTCGGCGTGTTTTACGGTGGAAGCCATGAAAAGTGGTTTCATGCCCCGCTTTTGATCACGACAACCCACCAGCTGCTGCGCTTTTACCACTGTTTTGACTGCGTCTTTATCGATGAAGTAGATGCTTTCCCCTTTCATGCTGATCCGGTCCTTACCTTTGCTGTTCATAAAGCAGCGAAAGAACAGGCCCCGTTTGCCTTCCTGACGGCCACGCCGCCTGCCGGCCTGAAGCGCGCCTTTCTGTCAGGAAAACTGCGCGGGGTCAAAATCGCCGGAAGATATCATGGGCATCCGCTGCCGGTTCCCCGATTTCAGTGGATCGGCAACTGGAAAAAGTCGATGGCCCAAAAGCAGATTCCTGAGCCTTTTTATCGCTGGCTGCGCCAAAAAGCGGCGCCCGAAACCCGTCTCTTTGTCTTTGTTTCGTCCGTTAAGCTGGCCCGGCAGCTTGCCGGACTGTTGCAGAAAAAGGGGATGGAGCGCGTCGCCGGCGTCCATGCGGATGATCCTGAGCGCCATGAAAAAGTGGCTTTTTTCCGGGAAGGAAAACTGCGCATTCTGGTCACAACGACGATTCTTGAACGCGGTGTAACCGTTCCGGGTGTTGAAGTGGCGGTCTTTGGTGCGGATGATCCGGTTTTTGATGAGCGGGCGCTCGTCCAGATTTCTGGACGCGCAGGCAGATCACCGGAGCATCCGGGCGGTGATGTCCTGTTTTTTCATGACGGAAAGACCATCGAGATGATCCGCGCGCGGCGGCATATCGAGCAGATGAATAAGGAGGCGGGATTTTGA
- the flgL gene encoding flagellar hook-associated protein FlgL yields MRVTQGMMTNQILQNITQGYGRVADSQNQLASGKKITRPSQDPIVATMGISYRTDVGHVEQYRKNVTTAYKWLDSSDDALQQTDDVLNRIRELTVEASNGTHTAEQRQAIGTEVAELKQQLVTIGNTQVGGQYIFSGSDTANPPLVTGNDGTVTLRPDALSHPDLAVDVNDGISVSVNIAPDSVFSEDLFSDLDRLIGDLNNGNADEAAIGAHLGELDTHLDEVARAQAELGAKTNRVDMISNRLNQQKTIATKIMSNNEDVDYAETIIQLNQQQNIYNASLAVGARIIQTSLLDFLK; encoded by the coding sequence ATGCGCGTGACGCAGGGGATGATGACGAATCAAATCCTCCAGAATATAACACAGGGCTACGGTAGAGTGGCCGACTCACAGAATCAGCTGGCATCGGGTAAAAAAATCACGCGGCCCTCGCAGGATCCGATTGTGGCGACCATGGGGATTTCCTATCGGACGGATGTCGGTCACGTAGAACAGTACCGGAAAAATGTAACCACAGCCTATAAGTGGCTCGACAGTTCAGACGACGCCCTGCAGCAGACCGATGACGTACTGAACCGGATTCGTGAGCTGACCGTAGAAGCGAGTAACGGAACCCATACCGCTGAACAGCGTCAGGCGATCGGGACAGAAGTTGCCGAGCTGAAGCAGCAGCTCGTGACCATCGGAAATACACAGGTCGGAGGTCAGTACATATTCAGTGGCAGTGACACCGCCAATCCGCCCCTTGTAACAGGTAATGACGGGACCGTCACCCTTCGCCCGGATGCGCTCAGCCATCCGGATCTGGCTGTCGATGTCAATGACGGGATCAGTGTGTCGGTGAATATCGCCCCGGACAGTGTTTTTTCTGAGGACCTTTTCAGTGATCTGGATCGCCTGATCGGTGACCTGAACAATGGAAACGCCGATGAAGCGGCAATCGGAGCGCATCTTGGAGAACTGGATACCCATCTGGATGAAGTCGCCCGTGCGCAGGCTGAACTTGGCGCAAAAACGAACCGGGTCGATATGATCAGTAACCGGTTGAACCAGCAGAAGACGATTGCGACAAAAATTATGTCCAATAATGAGGATGTGGATTATGCGGAGACGATCATCCAGCTGAATCAGCAGCAGAATATCTATAACGCCTCTCTTGCCGTTGGTGCGCGGATTATCCAGACCTCACTCCTCGACTTTCTGAAATAA
- a CDS encoding flagellar protein FlgN translates to MPAEMMKQTILQIISVQEHLRETGLAKLEAIKKGDADAVDRLTRQEEPLAEKLRALEQKRTQLVRKDTGKANAAFSEWEKAALSEKEQPEWHALYLKLSRSVLTLKQLNQLNQDLLRQSLQWVRLNLNLLMPGTGPSGYGQPGNAQSGSAGRFSGRIDSRA, encoded by the coding sequence ATGCCGGCTGAAATGATGAAGCAAACGATTCTGCAGATCATAAGTGTACAGGAGCACCTGCGTGAAACCGGTCTTGCCAAGCTAGAAGCGATAAAAAAGGGCGACGCCGATGCAGTCGACCGTCTGACCAGGCAGGAAGAGCCGCTTGCCGAAAAACTGCGCGCTCTGGAACAGAAAAGGACGCAGCTTGTCCGGAAAGATACAGGAAAAGCGAATGCTGCATTCAGTGAATGGGAGAAGGCCGCGCTTTCAGAAAAAGAACAGCCGGAGTGGCATGCCCTGTATCTGAAGCTTAGCCGTTCGGTTCTGACGCTGAAACAGCTCAATCAGCTGAATCAGGATCTTTTGCGCCAGTCCCTGCAGTGGGTCAGACTGAATCTGAATCTGCTGATGCCGGGTACCGGGCCTTCAGGTTACGGCCAACCGGGAAACGCTCAGAGCGGATCAGCCGGCAGGTTCAGCGGACGGATTGATTCACGTGCCTGA
- a CDS encoding TIGR03826 family flagellar region protein, whose amino-acid sequence MAELANCIKCGKLFVRTSSPYCPDCRKEQEDKFDKVYAFIREQENRMATVPQVHEATGVETELIYQWVREGRLVSSMFPNLGYPCKSCGKIITEGALCPDCRQKLEEAVRRDEKEKAFREQSRVSRTYHTKRNS is encoded by the coding sequence GTGGCTGAACTTGCGAACTGTATCAAGTGCGGGAAACTGTTTGTCCGCACGTCCTCCCCATATTGCCCGGATTGTCGGAAAGAACAGGAAGATAAATTTGACAAAGTCTACGCTTTTATCCGCGAACAGGAGAATCGGATGGCCACTGTCCCGCAGGTTCACGAGGCAACCGGTGTGGAAACGGAACTGATTTATCAGTGGGTGCGTGAAGGGCGTCTGGTCTCCTCCATGTTTCCCAATCTCGGCTATCCCTGTAAAAGCTGTGGGAAAATCATCACGGAAGGGGCGCTTTGTCCGGACTGCCGCCAAAAGCTGGAAGAGGCTGTCCGGCGTGATGAGAAAGAAAAAGCATTCAGGGAGCAGTCGCGGGTTTCGAGGACCTACCACACGAAGCGCAATAGTTAA
- a CDS encoding sensor histidine kinase gives MSAGMNKNKPLDIRRLDKIIDNMVENVSSSKKQIFEIGEESRKEFDTVTKELRFVKKELEEVIKRSDRLEIEARKSRGRLADISKDFKRYGEEDIRKAYEQANHIQNGLSVVREMEKQLKLRRNGLERRMVQLEATIKKADKLTGQVTVVLNYLTSDLKQVGDVVASAREQRALGMKIIEALEEERKRLSREIHDGPAQTLAQVLLGLEIVERVSKREGEAAAREELSKYRSMVQGALAEVRRIIYDLRPMSLDDLGLVPTLKKYLHRLNGDFPSVAVSFKSIGDELRLQSRIESALFRLTQEAVQNACIHAKPNHVKIRLEYRKDQVIILVKDDGIGFDQTKKKEGSYGLIGMRERTELLNGELTIHSEPNHGTSVLVHIPIQPEDKLGK, from the coding sequence ATGTCAGCCGGCATGAACAAAAATAAACCGCTTGATATCAGGCGGCTCGACAAGATTATTGATAACATGGTCGAGAACGTCAGCAGCAGCAAAAAGCAGATCTTCGAAATTGGTGAAGAGTCAAGAAAAGAGTTCGACACCGTTACGAAAGAACTCCGCTTTGTGAAAAAAGAACTGGAAGAAGTCATTAAACGAAGCGACCGGCTGGAAATTGAAGCCAGAAAATCACGCGGCAGGCTGGCGGATATCAGTAAGGACTTCAAACGGTACGGGGAAGAAGATATCCGGAAGGCGTATGAACAGGCCAATCATATTCAGAACGGTCTCTCTGTCGTCCGCGAGATGGAAAAACAGCTCAAACTGAGACGAAACGGCCTTGAGCGGCGGATGGTTCAGCTGGAAGCAACCATTAAAAAAGCGGATAAACTGACCGGCCAGGTCACCGTTGTGCTTAACTATCTGACGAGCGATCTGAAGCAGGTCGGCGATGTAGTAGCCAGTGCACGCGAACAGCGGGCTCTGGGCATGAAGATTATTGAAGCGCTCGAGGAAGAACGTAAGCGGCTTTCCCGTGAAATTCATGATGGACCGGCACAGACCCTTGCACAGGTTCTGCTGGGTCTGGAGATCGTTGAGCGTGTCAGCAAGCGGGAAGGCGAAGCGGCCGCCCGTGAGGAACTGAGTAAGTATCGGAGTATGGTGCAGGGCGCACTTGCTGAAGTTCGCCGGATCATTTATGACCTGCGCCCGATGAGCCTGGATGATCTTGGCCTGGTTCCGACCCTGAAGAAATACTTACACAGGCTGAATGGCGATTTTCCTTCTGTCGCTGTTAGTTTTAAGAGTATCGGCGATGAACTCCGTCTTCAGTCACGGATTGAGTCTGCTTTATTCCGACTGACTCAGGAAGCCGTTCAGAATGCCTGCATCCACGCCAAACCGAATCATGTGAAGATCCGGCTGGAATACAGAAAAGACCAGGTCATCATTCTGGTAAAGGACGACGGCATTGGTTTTGATCAGACGAAGAAAAAAGAAGGCAGCTATGGGCTGATCGGCATGCGTGAACGAACGGAACTGCTGAACGGTGAACTGACCATCCATTCAGAACCCAATCACGGTACATCCGTGCTGGTTCATATTCCGATTCAACCGGAAGATAAACTGGGAAAATGA
- a CDS encoding YigZ family protein, whose protein sequence is MVLIPYRTVRHQGRAETDIRRSRFLTFAAPVQTEEEAEAFIQSRRKEDWKANHHCYAYIIGKKKEIQKASDDGEPSGTAGVPILDVLKRRGVTDTLVIVTRYFGGIKLGAGGLIRAYAHSAAAGLHAAEVIDQIPSTLWKVTVDYHLSGMLDNRLRDSPWQIKNVDYTDRVTCHVYTEQKAGKQFRTWIQDLTSAQAEVEQEEELYLSRRAPEPGEEP, encoded by the coding sequence ATGGTACTTATCCCTTACCGGACAGTCAGGCATCAGGGGCGTGCAGAAACTGATATCCGCCGCTCACGCTTTCTCACATTCGCCGCCCCTGTTCAGACAGAGGAAGAAGCTGAAGCTTTCATTCAGTCCAGACGAAAAGAAGACTGGAAGGCAAATCATCACTGTTACGCCTATATAATAGGGAAAAAGAAGGAGATTCAAAAAGCGAGTGACGACGGTGAACCGAGCGGGACAGCCGGTGTACCGATCCTTGACGTCCTGAAACGGCGCGGAGTAACCGATACGCTCGTTATCGTCACACGTTATTTCGGCGGAATCAAACTGGGGGCCGGCGGGCTGATCCGTGCTTATGCGCATAGCGCCGCAGCCGGACTCCATGCCGCTGAAGTAATCGATCAGATCCCCTCCACCCTCTGGAAAGTCACGGTCGATTACCATCTGAGCGGGATGCTGGACAACCGGCTCAGAGACTCTCCCTGGCAAATAAAAAATGTAGATTATACGGATCGGGTGACCTGCCACGTCTATACAGAACAGAAAGCCGGTAAACAGTTCCGCACGTGGATACAGGATCTGACATCTGCACAGGCAGAGGTTGAGCAGGAAGAGGAACTTTATCTCAGCCGGAGGGCACCTGAGCCGGGAGAAGAGCCCTGA